The window AATCATCGAAGTCCATCCCGAGAAGTTGCAACCTCGCGCCAGCCGCCAAATTCCGCATCCCGCACTCGCGGCAACCGTGGATGGGCCACTGCCGGTTGCCCCCGCAAAGAAACAGTCGCAATCGTCAGATCCATACGAATTGTTGACACCACGCTTCCAATCGATTGTCCCTTTGTCACCCGCTGTCAGCGATCGCGTTCGAGCGGGTGAGACCGGGCAAATGGCACTTCGCGATCAAAGAAGCCTGGGGCGACGGTTTTGGGATTGGTTGTCCGAAGGTGCGTCTTAGGACTACGAGTTGTCCTAATTGCCGAACTCTTTTGCTGTTGTTTTATAGTAGCCAGCGTTCGCGAACACGAACCACCGCTAATTCAAAATGGATTCCACACTGGGGAGCGAGTCGTCTTTCGGAAGACTTGGTTCGAGCATTTCCTTTCGGTCGGCTTCTGCGATGCGATCAACAAATTGTTGGAACCGTTTGTCCTTTGGAAACGCTTCGCGGCCCATCCGAGAGTGCCGAAGGGCATCTTTTCGGTTCCCTGTGATCAACATTTGCTCGATCAATTGAACGCGGTATCGCGGTTCATCCGGCATCAAGCGTATGGCTTCTTCTCCCGACTTGGTTGCTTTCTCAACGTCAGTCAACGTGAAATGAATTCGGGATAGAAGTGCCTGGCACTTGGCACGTCCGGCCAAATTGGATGCGCGACTGCAATCGATTGCATTTGCAGCGTATTTGAGGAAGAGTTGGTCGGGTTCATCCCACAACATCACGTCAGCGGCGGCCAATTCAATCGCCTGCGATTCTTCTGGGATGACCTCGCTGAGCGGAAGCTTGTCTTGGTTGACTCGGAAAAGAGGCATCAATTGGGACGCCAGAGCAGGACGCAGAGCGAGCGAATCTCGGAACGTTGAAACGGCTGAGTCGTAATCGCCGATCATGAAAGCGCGACGTCCCAATCGCATCAAACGGATGGGTTCGGTCGAGTAGAACTTCGCAAGGTGTTTGACGGCGACGCTGGTTTCAGGCTGCGGTTCCATAACGGATTGCAATTGGACCAACGATGCCCGCGAGGCTTGTCCGAGCGGGCAAGTTACGACACCCGCCAACGATGTGTTCCAGGCGTCTTCGTAATGCAAGATACTTTTGAGGCGATCTCGCGTCATCGCAGCCAAAGGCGGTGGATAGTCCAGTCCACGTTCATTGAGATTCGTTTTCGCGTAGATCTCACCAGCCTGTTCAATCGTGGTCGGACGCCATTCCAAAGTTTCAGCCAAGCGGCCGCGATCACGCTGAGTCGCAGCGAGCAAAGTCCGGGTCTCAGGGAACGGGTTCGATTCCAGGTTCTCGGCCAACAACGATTCGACCTGTTCCAGAACATCGGGTTGAAACTTCATTCCCGAGTATTCGCTTTGGATGCGTCGGACCAACGATTCCGATTCGGCGTCGTTTTTCAAACCGGGAATCGCGAGCACGGAAAGCAGAATGATCACCACCGCGATGGCACCGACGCTGACCGATGATGTGAGACGGCCCCATTTGGAGGTGGATTTCAGTTTGATTTTGGCTCCGCCCGATATGGACTTCGAGTTCTCAGATGCCGATTCAGCTTCGACATCTGCTGCCGCGGCCGCTTCTTCTTCCCGCTCGGCGGCAGCCATCGCCATCGCGTACTCGGGATCGGCCATTGCCATCGCGTGATAAGGATCGTCCTCTTCGTCGGGCATCGGTGCTTGCAATCCACCGCCGGCGACCTGCCGCGAAACCACCGCGGTTGCCAGTACGACAGCCACGAACAGGTTGGCGGGCATGATCAAACCAAAGTCAAAAAACTGTGAGGCGGCAACCGCGGCGATTGCATACCAAGCGGCGACGCGAACGCCTTGATCAACCGGGTCGGCTGACGTCGACAACCGACGCAGTGAACGAAGCAAAATCACAAACAGCAAAGCGGCGATCGCCACGCCGGGCAAACCGGTTTCGACCAGCATTTCCAACCACAAGTTGTCGGCGTGTTCAAACCACGGTCCCGGACTTTGTGACTGGTATGGCAGATAGGAATATCCGTACGTGCTGATGCCGGATCCCATTGGAAGGTAAGCCATCGCGGCATTCCATCCATCTTGCCAGTGCAGCAACCGGCCGTCTTTTTGCAACGTGTCCGCGTTCGCCGAGATCATCTCGAGTCGAGTGATCGATTCTAGATTGAGCTGCATCGGAACCGTCAAAATCGCTACCGAGATCGCGATCACCACTGCCAGAACAGGCAAACCAATCAAGCCGCGTCTGGGGCGGACGTATCCAAAAGCGAAAACCAATCCAAACAAAGCCGCGACTACACCGCCTCGCGATCCGTTCAGGAGCAAACCAGCGACACAGGTGATGGATGAAAGCAAACCGATCAAAGATTCACGGTCGGAAATCAATGCCAGCAGATCGTTGAATTCGAAGTCTGGATCGTCCAATTCGATGCTGTGCAAAGCCATCATCCGCCAAGACAGCAGTCCGAGACTGGCGGCCAATCCGAAGTTCAACATCAACGCCGCGTTGTTGCGATTGACGAACCCTGCAAACCCGCTGGACTTGGATTGGAAGAACCAAATGTCCGCCGTCGGGTCGAGTTTTCGGTAGAAGCCAATGATCGCGACCGATGCACCCGTGATCGCGATCGCGCTGAGCAACATCGTCAATCGATTTCGTGCGTGAAAGACAATCGACGCCGCAAAGGAAAGCGGCAGCAACAACGTCAACAACATCGCAACGTGATGAGTGTCAAACGGCGATACCGACATCGCATGGATCGAGGGTTGCTCCTCCGAAGGCACCAAACCGTCCAACCAAGTCGAATAGGCGTCTTGGGATCCGGGGCTGAGCAATCCGACGAGGCTGGATGGCAACGGCATGGTTTGGATCCATGCGAGCAGAACCAACAAACCAAGCGGAACCAGCAACTTGTGTTGCCGCAGACCGCTGGACGCGGTGGTGTCAGTCAAACCGACCAACGAGCACAGCATCGCGACCAAGATGCCGGTGGCCGCGACGTATTGACTCCAATGCAAGATCCCCCCGAAATCCGCTGCCAAACACAACGGTATTAGGACCAGAATCGAGGCGGAGATCCATAGCAACGTGGTACGTAGAACTGACACGCGGGCAACCGAACCAAAAGAACCAAGAAGGAAATCTCTGGTTAGGTTTTACCCGATTGCTACGAAGGACAAGACCGCATTGACGAAATGTTAAAACGTTTGGAGTGTCCGGTCGCTGTCCAACCGTGCGTGCTGCAGCGATTGAATCCGTTGCGACGACGTCAATCCGAACACAATGTCGAAATCTGGCGAAGTCGATTGATCCTGCATCATTCGGAATTGGTCGGGTCGTTTGGCGATTGCGGACTGCGTGCATGCCGACTGGTCCGCTTGATTCGGTGCGAGTCCTCTTCCACGGTGAGGTGCCCCCAGTGCAACGCTTGGTCTTGTTCGTACTGTTTGCTCAGCGTCAGCGCGATGTTGGCCTTCGCCATTTCATAGCCCAAATAAAACGCGTGTGACGCGTCGACGTTGTCCGCTTGTGATTGTCGCATCAATTCAGCAAACAACTCAAACGGGTCTTTGCCGGTAAGGTGCAAACCAGCACTGATTAAATGGATTGTGTCGTTCTGAGCGATCAAACGGTAATTGTTGTCTTTGACGCCGTCGGCGAGCGCCTCGAGAGCCGCCTCCGAATGCGGTCGCAACTTCGGATCGCGAAGAGTGACGAGTTGGTCGGACAGACGTTTGGGCGGAACGCCTCGCGAAACCGCGTGGTGGACCAATCTTCGAGCGATATCGCATTCCGCGACCGAGGATTTCGCCCAGTTGATGACTTGCGTGGTCAAGACACTTCGGATGGACTGCTCTTGGCAGATTCCGAGCAGCAAGAAGTTGACTCCCGCCGAATCGACATCGGTTAATTCGGTCAAGTTACCGATGCCCATCATCATTTCAATGTCGGGATACCGCCGCCGAACCTCGGCATAGCGGAGCAAACTTTCGGTGAAGCCCGATCCGATGGGTTCGAGAATCGGATCGACGCGGAAGGGAATATTGTGTTGGGTGAGAAATTCAATCGTTTCGTCGAGGCTGGACAAGTCATCTGGTACGTCAGGAATCGCGACCACTTCGCATCCCCAATGACGTGCCGCATCGCGATTGGATGCATTGACTGACAACACCAATGTGGCACCCGCTCGAATCGCATCGCCGGCTTCCTCGCCATCGAATGTGTCGATGCTGATCGTGTGTCCTGCGTCGACGAGTGCCGAAACATAGTTCCCGATCGTTTGGCAACGACGCGAAGGATCGCATCCGACATCGATTCGGTCTGCTCCCTGCTCACGCAATTGATTCGCAATTCGCACGACCTGATCGATCGACAATCGCGGCGCATGATTGATCTCCGCGATGATCTCAATCGAGTGAGCCGAAAGATCGACGGCTTCTTGGCGACCAGTCATCCAGGCATGCAGGTCGCGACAATCCTTGGGACCGCACAACACCTCTGCAGAAGTTTGTTGGATCAGTCCGAGCAACGGAGCGGCCAAATCACCGGCGGCGTCCAAGTTGTCTTCGAGAAATCCAGGCAGGATGACATGGGTCGCGTGATCGGGAATTTCCCAGTGACGAGAAAGCCATTTAGGAGTGATCAACGCGGCCACGGTGATCGGAACAACACCCACGCTGTGCTCGCAACCAAACTCTTTCGCAATGCGATTTGCCTCTTCGCTCACGGCAGCTTCCGCCAATCGTCCGGTCAGAAAATGAACGTGCGAGTCGGCGGTCAGCTTGGGAGGCGAGGAAGGCATGCGGTAACGATGTGGGCGAAGGGCGTTCGCCCCAAATCAACAGAATCGATCCCGTCGGCGCGAGATTAGCGAGCGGGTTACTTTACCGTACCCGTCGCAACGCACTCAGCGGTTTTGTCGCCCGGCAAATCGGTCACGATCTCGATGCGTTGAGCAATGCGGGCAGGTTCATCACCCCCGGTGAATTTCATTTCCACGAAGTGCAGCATCTTTTTGCCTTCGGGAATATCAAACTCGAATCGATCGTCCGGGCATCGAACTTCTTTGATTTCGAAAGGTTCTTCACCACGAACCAACAATCGTTTGCTGACTGTTTTGCCCGACTCGGTCGTTCCCAGGCTGACGGCGGCGGGTGAAACGCTGATCGTTGGACGAATCATTCCAGCGATCGACATTTCGATGGTTGGAAATTTTGTGTCGTTGCTGACCAGCGTCAACCGTTCGCGAATTTCGCCTTCGTCCATGGTGTCTTTCATGCGAACACGCATTTTGTACTGAACCATGTTTGGCTGAATGATCGGTTGTTCCAATTTGACCGCGAAGTCGTCGCAGTGGCTGCGGACGTCGGTCAAACGCCAGCTCGAATTGCC of the Rhodopirellula baltica SH 1 genome contains:
- a CDS encoding DUF1573 domain-containing protein, giving the protein MFTETKHDFRVVGRGTKAEYKFEFRNLYEETVHVQGVRSSCGCTTPTVSDDTLETHETSSIVATLNTSTFIGQKAATVTVVFDRPYYAEVQLQVSGFIRTDVTFDPPEVDFGQCKNGEVKEKDITITHRGNSSWRLTDVRSHCDDFAVKLEQPIIQPNMVQYKMRVRMKDTMDEGEIRERLTLVSNDTKFPTIEMSIAGMIRPTISVSPAAVSLGTTESGKTVSKRLLVRGEEPFEIKEVRCPDDRFEFDIPEGKKMLHFVEMKFTGGDEPARIAQRIEIVTDLPGDKTAECVATGTVK
- a CDS encoding DUF4346 domain-containing protein, producing MPSSPPKLTADSHVHFLTGRLAEAAVSEEANRIAKEFGCEHSVGVVPITVAALITPKWLSRHWEIPDHATHVILPGFLEDNLDAAGDLAAPLLGLIQQTSAEVLCGPKDCRDLHAWMTGRQEAVDLSAHSIEIIAEINHAPRLSIDQVVRIANQLREQGADRIDVGCDPSRRCQTIGNYVSALVDAGHTISIDTFDGEEAGDAIRAGATLVLSVNASNRDAARHWGCEVVAIPDVPDDLSSLDETIEFLTQHNIPFRVDPILEPIGSGFTESLLRYAEVRRRYPDIEMMMGIGNLTELTDVDSAGVNFLLLGICQEQSIRSVLTTQVINWAKSSVAECDIARRLVHHAVSRGVPPKRLSDQLVTLRDPKLRPHSEAALEALADGVKDNNYRLIAQNDTIHLISAGLHLTGKDPFELFAELMRQSQADNVDASHAFYLGYEMAKANIALTLSKQYEQDQALHWGHLTVEEDSHRIKRTSRHARSPQSPNDPTNSE
- a CDS encoding O-antigen ligase family protein, with protein sequence MCLAADFGGILHWSQYVAATGILVAMLCSLVGLTDTTASSGLRQHKLLVPLGLLVLLAWIQTMPLPSSLVGLLSPGSQDAYSTWLDGLVPSEEQPSIHAMSVSPFDTHHVAMLLTLLLPLSFAASIVFHARNRLTMLLSAIAITGASVAIIGFYRKLDPTADIWFFQSKSSGFAGFVNRNNAALMLNFGLAASLGLLSWRMMALHSIELDDPDFEFNDLLALISDRESLIGLLSSITCVAGLLLNGSRGGVVAALFGLVFAFGYVRPRRGLIGLPVLAVVIAISVAILTVPMQLNLESITRLEMISANADTLQKDGRLLHWQDGWNAAMAYLPMGSGISTYGYSYLPYQSQSPGPWFEHADNLWLEMLVETGLPGVAIAALLFVILLRSLRRLSTSADPVDQGVRVAAWYAIAAVAASQFFDFGLIMPANLFVAVVLATAVVSRQVAGGGLQAPMPDEEDDPYHAMAMADPEYAMAMAAAEREEEAAAAADVEAESASENSKSISGGAKIKLKSTSKWGRLTSSVSVGAIAVVIILLSVLAIPGLKNDAESESLVRRIQSEYSGMKFQPDVLEQVESLLAENLESNPFPETRTLLAATQRDRGRLAETLEWRPTTIEQAGEIYAKTNLNERGLDYPPPLAAMTRDRLKSILHYEDAWNTSLAGVVTCPLGQASRASLVQLQSVMEPQPETSVAVKHLAKFYSTEPIRLMRLGRRAFMIGDYDSAVSTFRDSLALRPALASQLMPLFRVNQDKLPLSEVIPEESQAIELAAADVMLWDEPDQLFLKYAANAIDCSRASNLAGRAKCQALLSRIHFTLTDVEKATKSGEEAIRLMPDEPRYRVQLIEQMLITGNRKDALRHSRMGREAFPKDKRFQQFVDRIAEADRKEMLEPSLPKDDSLPSVESILN